In Fragaria vesca subsp. vesca linkage group LG1, FraVesHawaii_1.0, whole genome shotgun sequence, the sequence TAACAATGTGGAGTTCAAAACCTAGGGCGAGTTGGTTCAATAATCAAACTTTGATGTATGAGTTTTTTTGGTTCAATAATCAAACTTTGATGTATGAGTTTTTTAATTCCAAACAAGTAAACGTGTCAACGTGTTACAATTTACGACAGACAACTGTATATAAATACAGACAACTATATATATTACTTATGTAATTACGTCATCCCTGTTGCTTTAAGCTGTTATGGTCAATGACGATCAATCCAATACCTACATCGACTTCTCTCGAATTTTCTCACGACTCACGTAAAGGGTTCTGGCCGACAAAAGATCCTCCACTTAATAAACAACAATACAACACCCCACTAAAACAATTCTCTTCAGTCTTCCTCGTTAAGTTATTCCTCATTGGGCAATAACGTAACTTCCACCAAAAATTCCCACTTAAAAAAGAAAACAACGCCAGCTAATCACCACCTGAGCCCTCAAACCCCTATGCCACTTGCCGTCTCCTCCCTCCTCCACGTCCCAATCAACCCAACCTCCCCGATACGCCGCCGTTTCACTATCTCCCATGTCACAATTGCCGCCCTCAAACGCCCGTTTCCCCCGATGAGTCACCACGTGGCGCCAGTCCATTGCTCAAGAAGCCAGCTAAGCTCCACAACCCGAAATCTAAAAATAAAAAAAATAAAAAAAATTCAAAAAATAGAATCACAAAATGCATGCCCCAACGGTCAAACGCAACTGTCTCTCACACTTTTTCCGGGAGTTTGTATAAACCAAACCCTCTCTCTCCTTGCCGCCACCGATCTCCTCCGATCCGTTAAACGACACCGTTTTCCCGACGAAGACGACGCTGATCGTCCGAAATGGCCGAGGAGTTCTCCAAAGCCGTCGACGACGGTCTCCGCCTCTCCAAACGCCTATACTTCGGGAAGGACCGGTCCGTGTCGCCGCCCAAGCCGCCGCCGGCCATGCACAAATCGGTCGCCGGCCGCACCTACCTCCCTACGTCGCCGATGGTCTACGCCGTGATTTCCGACCCGACGATCGTCGACAACCCGGACATCCCGAGCTACCAGCCGCACGTGCACGGCAGGTGCGACCCGCCGGCGCTCATTCCGCTTCCGATGAACAGGGTTGACCTGGAGGTCGATTGCTTCATGGACACCGCGTTTATTCGGGTCACCGGGTCGTGGAGGGTCCACTGCGTCAAGAGCTCCAGGAGCTGCGGCTGCCGCATTGCTATCCCTATGGGTGAACAGGTCCTTCAATTATAGGGTTTCTAATTTTTATTTTTATTTTTTTGAATTGAATTGAATTTTTTTGGTTTAAAATGTTGTTAAGTAATGTACATTTTGGCTAACAGGGTTCAATTCTAGGTGTTGAGGTTGAAATTTCTGGTAAATCATTCTATACAAAGTTAGTTGAATCGAAAGACGAGGCGGATTTGAGCAAGGTTCCTCATGGAGAAGGAGGCTTTCTCAATGTTAAGCCTCATATCTTCACATTGACAATGCCGCCGGTAACGATTATAACTGGTTTTTTTTGTTCTTGAAATTGAATTGTGTGCTGTTTTAATTATGTTGGCTGAAATGTGGGCTGCTTTTTGTTTGTCAAGATTGATGGGGGAGTCAATCTCACAGTGAAAATGAGTTGGTCTCAGAAGTTACTCTATCGAAATGGAGAGCTTTCTTTGGATGTACCGTTCACATTTCCTGAGTTTGTCGTCCCACCCGGAAAGAAGTACCTGAAAAAGGAGAAGATCCAATTGAATGTGAACTCTGGTCTGGGAACTGGAATTCTATTCAAGGGAGCTAGCCATCTTTTGAAGGTGATATGTTGATCATGGCTCACAGGTCTTCTTTCTATATAGTTTAGTAACCGAGGTGGTAACTTTTTTTCTGGTTTTATGTGACTTTACAGGAAATGCAGAGCCAAGATGGTAAACTGGGTTTTAAGTACGAGGGAGATGTTGTCGATTGGTCAAAAACTGACTTCCATTTCTCATATGCTGTAAGGCTCATATGCAATCTTCTTTCTGACTGTGTATGGATTAATCATAGATATACTTATAAATGGTCTTCGACTGCAAAACAGCTTGTTCTTTGGTTTCCACTGACGCAGGGCATTTAAAAGTTTTGGGAGTTTCAGTTCAACTAGTTAATTTTGCTAACATGTCTATGCATTTCTAGGTCTCTTCAAGCCAAATACGTGGTGCTGTTATCTTGCAGTCACCGTCCAAGGATGATGTTGATCAAAGAGAGATTTTCTCTGTCTATCTTCTTCCAGGAAACCAGCGAAGTAGAAAGGTTGGTGTTATGTTCAATGGAACTTATCAGGTTCTTTCAAATTATTTGTTATCCGGTTTAGTTGTTCAAAGTTGTACCTGAGACCACTCTGATTCGGTCTTGCAGGGTTTCAGAAGGAATATAGTGATTGTTGTTGATATAAGTGGAAGTATGCAGGGAAAGCCACTTGAGGATACTAAGAATGCACTATTGGAAGCCCTCCTTAAACTTGATCCAGAGGATTCATTCTGCATTATAGCTTTTAATGGACAGACTTATACTTCATCTACATCATTAAAATCGGCTACCAAGGAGGCTATCGACTCAGCCATTGAGTGGATAGGCATAAATTTTATTGCTGGCGGTGACACAAATATTTTGCGTCCCCTTAACATGGTATGCTCATCCTATGTATTGTCTCCTGCTTCTTTGCAGCATACAGTTTTGCAATTGGAGTTTTACCAATGGTTTCATCATGATTAATTTCCATGTGTTTCTTACATGGTCATGTATTGTGGCACATTACTGCCAATAAACATGGTCATTCGTCGAGTTTCCCTTCTTGAGGGGATAGCTACTTTTCTCATATTATATATTCTGCATTGATGGTAAGCTATCTAAACGACTAATTAACAATTGCGATTGAATCATTTCTTTTGTTGCTGTGTTGTTTCAGGCAATAGATATGCTATCCAACTCTAATGGTTCACTTCCTCTCATATTCCTGGTTACTGATGGGGCAGTCGAAGATGAGAGACAAATCTGCGATGTAATAAAAAAGCG encodes:
- the LOC101300180 gene encoding uncharacterized protein LOC101300180, with the protein product MAEEFSKAVDDGLRLSKRLYFGKDRSVSPPKPPPAMHKSVAGRTYLPTSPMVYAVISDPTIVDNPDIPSYQPHVHGRCDPPALIPLPMNRVDLEVDCFMDTAFIRVTGSWRVHCVKSSRSCGCRIAIPMGEQGSILGVEVEISGKSFYTKLVESKDEADLSKVPHGEGGFLNVKPHIFTLTMPPIDGGVNLTVKMSWSQKLLYRNGELSLDVPFTFPEFVVPPGKKYLKKEKIQLNVNSGLGTGILFKGASHLLKEMQSQDGKLGFKYEGDVVDWSKTDFHFSYAVSSSQIRGAVILQSPSKDDVDQREIFSVYLLPGNQRSRKGFRRNIVIVVDISGSMQGKPLEDTKNALLEALLKLDPEDSFCIIAFNGQTYTSSTSLKSATKEAIDSAIEWIGINFIAGGDTNILRPLNMAIDMLSNSNGSLPLIFLVTDGAVEDERQICDVIKKRLASDNAISPRIYTFGIGSFCNHYFLRMLATIGRGQHDAAYDIEFVQRRIQKLFARASSVILTNITIETLDDLDDVEVFPCHIPDLSFESPLSVSGRFRGKLPESFKVNGFSADMSTIVIDMKFQDAKDIPLHRVCAKEEIELLTAQAWLSENKQLEDKVAKMSVHTGAVSEYTRMVICQKEEVVQKASKKSQGKKKDIETLKMILPHSLCVGFGNVTATSDNLFPGTEEPKLPEAAEIFIKATSNCCGSMCNNCCCLAFIKCCSHVNPQCANVLTQLFTGLACVGCLGCCAELCCGRGNGGS